The proteins below come from a single Metarhizium brunneum chromosome 1, complete sequence genomic window:
- the SF3B2 gene encoding Splicing factor 3B subunit 2: MAAAKMTKNQMRRAKKKEQKKAQKPESTRDSPQEKVEEKHQAKDVADGANHVDSNTNEINSHTAEPPVTIDAPVLDDSLDEDPAFAVYKDIFTKFGASLGEDEVAKEANAGNQGTVFLGDDDGIPDEEEEDEKPKLSKKKRKELNKLSVAELKALVSIPEVVEWHDVSSSDPRVLVQIKAQRNVVPVPTHWSLKREYLSSKRGIEKPPFRLPQFISDTGITEMRDAVLEKQAEQTLKQKQRERVAPKMGRLDIDYQKLYDAFFRFQTKPELTRFGEVYYEGKEAEVDYQHFRPGDLTDATKEALGMPAGAPPPWLINQQRFGPPPSYPTLKIPGLNAPPPPGGSWGFHPGGWGKPPVDETNRPLYGGDVFGLAQNGAQPQATQAQLQTGEAVERALWGELQPREEESEEEESEEESEQEEDADAGGLETPSGLETPSGYSTNLNEYGSGVETSVAGEMDLRKERRGYDTEESSAPRSAYTVLPERQVRAEGFFGSDRAYDVKAGQRAGMPVLGSEDDSRKRKKPGDVDVALDVDSLDQHDGINRDALRQQFEETRRQEGIGAKWAHDDDLTDLIAEESRKRQRTEKERQDKKKESRYRF; this comes from the exons atggcggccgcAAAAATGACCAAGAACCAAATGCGgagggccaagaagaaggagcagaagaaggctCAGAAACCCGAG TCTACAAGAGACTCCCCCCAAGAAAAAGTCGAAGAGAAACATCAAGCCAAAGATGTagccgacggcgccaacCATGTCGATTCCAACACGAATGAAATTAACAGCCATACCGCCGAACCTCCCGTCACCATAGATGCACCCGTCCTTGACGATTCTCTCGACGAGGATCCCGCTTTTGCCGTGTACAAAGATATATTTACCAAGTTTGGCGCCTCATTGGGCGAAGATGAggtggccaaggaggcgAATGCGGGCAACCAAGGCACGGTTTttcttggtgatgatgacggcattcctgacgaagaagaagaagatgagaagCCCAAGCTATCAAAGAAGAAACGAAAGGAACTCAACAAGCTTTCAGTTGCTGAACTGAAGGCACTGGTTTCCATCCCAGAAGTTGTCGAGTGGCATGACGTGTCTTCGTCTGACCCTCGAGTCTTGGTTCAGATCAAGGCTCAGCGAAATGTGGTACCAGTCCCAACGCACTGGTCGCTCAAACGAGAATATCTATCATCCAAGAGGGGCATTGAAAAGCCACCCTTTCGACTACCTCAATTCATCTCTGACACCGGAATTACTGAGATGCGAGATGCCGTGCTCGAGAAACAAGCCGAGCAGACCttgaagcagaagcagagggAACGAGTCGCGCCGAAAATGGGCAGGCTAGATATCGATTACCAAAAGCTCTACGATGCTTTCTTCCGCTTCCAAACAAAACCGGAGCTTACGCGGTTCGGCGAAGTATATTATGAGGGCAAGGAGGCAGAAGTCGACTACCAACACTTTCGACCTGGTGACTTAACTGATGCTACCAAGGAAGCCCTGGGGATGCCGGCCGGGGCTCCCCCCCCTTGGTTGATCAACCAGCAACGCTTTGGGCCTCCCCCATCGTATCCGACGCTCAAGATTCCAGGCCTGAACGCCCCTCCACCTCCTGGCGGCTCATGGGGCTTCCACCCTGGCGGATGGGGTAAGCCCCCCGTCGATGAGACTAACCGACCATTGTATGGCGGTGACGTATTCGGCCTCGCCCAAAACGGAGCTCAACCACAAGCAACACAAGCTCAATTACAGACAGGCGAAGCCGTCGAACGGGCTCTTTGGGGTGAGCTGCAACCGCGGGAAGAGGAGTCGGAAGAGGAGGAATCCGAAGAAGAGTCCgagcaggaggaggatgctgatgctggagGTCTGGAGACTCCTAGTGGCTTGGAGACCCCCAGCGGTTATTCTACCAACTTGAATGAATACGGCTCTGGCGTGGAGACCTCCGTGGCAGGCGAAATGGACCTACGAAAAGAGCGCCGAGGCTACGATACCGAGGAATCATCTGCTCCTAGATCGGCATATACAGTCCTGCCAGAACGGCAGGTGCGAGCAGAAGGCTTCTTTGGCAGTGACCGCGCCTATGACGTCAAGGCCGGCCAGCGAGCTGGAATGCCGGTCCTTGGCTCAGAAGATGACTCTCGCAAGCGCAAGAAACCCGGCGATGTCGACGTTGCCCTCGACGTTGATTCTTTAGATCAGCATGACGGCATCAATAGGGATGCACTTAGGCAACAGTTTGAAGAGACCCGTAGACAGGAAGGGATCGGAGCGAAGTGGGCTCATGATGATGACCTCACTGACCTTATTGCCGAAGAGAGCCGCAAACGACAACGCACAGAAAAGGAGcgccaggacaagaagaaggagagcCGGTATAGGTTTTAA
- the clr3 gene encoding Histone deacetylase clr3, whose amino-acid sequence MEVDDHPMGDADMTNGTSHDNSVRPEDDDDTASDEASYDDGVYPDLQDLALEQLRRRGLLPTGCCYDDRMKLHMNADFSPNTHHPEDPRRIHEIFKAFKRAGLVYTGPEAELPKIIKECPTRYMWRIPARPATRQEICLAHSSEHMTWVEHLDKLSTAELREMTKRYDQGRESLYVGSMSFPAALLSAGGAIDICKNVVSGQVKNAFAVIRPPGHHAEYDAPMGFCFFNNVPVAVRVCQQDYADVCRKVLVLDWDVHHGNGIQNIFYEDPNVLYISIHVYQNGHFYPGKPPSPETPDGGIENCGAGPGLGKNINIGWHDQGMGDGEYMAAFQKIIMPIAKEFNPDLVVISAGFDAADGDELGGCFVTPPCYAHMTHMLMSLADGKVAVCLEGGYNLSAISNSAVAVARTLMGEPPPKMTIPKLNREAARTLAKVQAYQAPYWECMRPGIVDVPAVQSLNANRLHDVIRSAQRLVLQEKHNMVPLYVQRDQLYKSFENQVLVTPNLHNSRRILVIIHDPPQILAQPDPIDSSLQPHNAWVVDGVTRYIDWAISQKFGIMDINVPAYITNDEDADSYIPGYRERILQEQVQQLMNYLWDNFLQLYDADEIFLMGVGNAYLGVKVLLINRDCKSKLSGVVNFVTGNLRPVKSDIDPDLSLWYKENSRVYVAGDHACWSDHDLTKKVQKRRFGTVVRSPKLGLNKMMQEHADEVQGWILSRVSATSRGDTTEEEDEDDGNGIGGVRAG is encoded by the exons ATGGAGGTAGATGACCATCCCATGGGGGATGCGGACATGACAAACGGAACCAGCCATGACAACAGCGTTCGgccagaagatgacgacgacactGCCTCTGATGAGGCCAGTTACGATGACGGGGTCTATCCTGACCTGCAAGATCTAGCCCTAGAACAGCTTCGGCGGCGCGGACTTCTCCCTACTGGTTGCTGCTACGATGATCGCATGAAACTGCACATGAATGCGGATTTTAGCCCAAACACTCACCACCCCGAAGACCCTCGGCGCATTCACGAGATTTTCAAGGCTTTCAAAAGAGCCGGCTTGGTATACACTGGGCCAGAAGCTGAGCTGCCCAAGATAATCAAGGAATGCCCTACGCGGTACATGTGGAGGATTCCTGCCCGTCCCGCCACTCGCCAAGAGATCTGTTTGGCACACTCCTCGGAACACATGACCTGGGTCGAACACTTGGACAAGTTGAGCACCGCGGAATTGCGTGAAATGACCAAGAGATATGACCAGGGCCGCGAGTCACTGTATGTGGGAAGCATGTCCTTCCCTGCCGCTCTTCTATCTGCCGGCGGTGCCATTGATATATGCAAGAATGTCGTTTCTGGTCAGGTAAAGAACGCATTTGCCGTCATCAGACCGCCGGGGCACCATGCCGAGTACGATGCCCCCATGGGATTCTGCTTTTTCAATAATGTGCCCGTCGCCGTTCGTGTCTGCCAGCAAGATTACGCGGATGTCTGCCGCAAAGTTTTAGTTCTTGACTGGGATGTTCATCATGGAAATGGCATACAAAACATATTCTACGAGGACCCAAATGTTCTTTATATCTCCATCCACGTTTATCAAAATGGACACTTTTATCCCGGAAAACCCCCAAGCCCGGAAACGCCAGACGGAGGAATCGAGAATTGTGGTGCTGGTCCTGGACTGGGTAAAAACATCAATATTGGCTGGCATGACCAGGGCATGGGCGACGGTGAATACATGGCTGCGTTCCAAAAGATTATTATGCCTATTGCCAAAGAGTTTAATCCAGATTTAGTGGTGATTTCTGCAGGGTTTGATGCcgcagatggcgatgagTTGGGGGGATGTTTTGTCACCCCCCCGTGCTATGCACACATGACACATATGCTCATGTCACTGGCAGACGGCAAAGTGGCCGTATGCCTTGAGGGCGGATACAATCTTTCTGCAATTTCAAACTCTGCAGTGGCCGTCGCACGAACCCTCATGGGagagccgccgccgaaaaTGACGATACCCAAACTCAACAGGGAGGCTGCGCGGACACTAGCCAAGGTCCAGGCTTATCAGGCTCCATATTGGGAGTGCATGCGTCCAGGAATAGTCGACGTTCCTGCCGTTCAGTCCCTGAACGCCAACCGTTTGCACGACGTAATAAGGAGTGCACAGCGTCTGGTTTTACAAGAGAAGCATAACATGGTTCCTCTCTATGTTCAGAGGGACCAGTTGTACAAATCCTTCGAGAATCAGGTCCTTGTTACGCCGAACCTTCACAATTCAAGGAGAATTTTGGTCATTATCCACGACCC CCCTCAAATACTTGCGCAACCAGATCCCATCGATTCCTCACTGCAGCCACATAATGCTTGGGTA GTGGATGGGGTAACTCGGTATATTGATTGGGCTATCAGCCAGAAATTCGGCATCATGGATATTAATGTCCCAGCTTACATTACGAATGACGAG GATGCGGACTCTTATATTCCGGGCTATCGAGAACGAATCCTCCAAGAACAAGTCCAGCAACTGATGAATTATCTTTGGGATAATTTCCTACAATTGTACGACGCTGACGAAATATTCCTCATGGGCGTAGGTAACGCATATTTAGGCGTAAAGGTACTCTTAATCAACAGAG ACTGTAAATCAAAGTTATCTGGCGTTGTCAACTTTGTCACGGGAAACCTGCGGCCCGTCAAATCCGACATCGACCCAGATCTCTCCCTATGGTACAAAGAGAATTCTAGGGTCTATGTTGCGGGCGACCACGCATGCTGGTCCGACCATGACTTGACCAAGAAGGTACAAAAGCGGAGATTCGGTACTGTTGTTCGCAGTCCCAAACTCGGTCTCAATAAGATGATGCAGGAGCATGCAGATGAAGTGCAAGGATGGATACTCTCACGAGTCTCGGCCACAAGTCGAGGAGATACcacagaggaagaggatgaagatgatggaaaTGGGATTGGTGGTGTGAGAGCAGGCTGA